One region of Streptomyces davaonensis JCM 4913 genomic DNA includes:
- a CDS encoding glycoside hydrolase family 43 protein, whose protein sequence is MSAVLRRLAAILVAVGLLLTTQALGTHQRAEAAEPGYLMVHFTGDSATGQQLYLAHSTDGLHWNDLNGGAPVLRSTIGTKGVRDPALVRSPDGSRYWIIATDLCVRCGSTYENGSPSFVVWESTDLVNWSAPRLLNVAGAIPGGRNAWAPEAIWNPETNDYVLYWATNATVNGILKYRIYYTRTTDFRTITTPQIWIDPPGTTPVVDTQMTEVPAGAGNYRYIRISGDGRNSVEGSNSILGTWTDLGTLSSLGLTGNVVEGPVWMKFRDRDEWALYIDHNSPQGVREYRPILTTDPFTVADYRILPPESYDMGGTAKRHGAIMTLTAAEESRVLARWPNTPAKRLQSYNYQDRYVRHASFDVRIDSAVSPAEDAQFRPRPGLVGSGTVSFESVNFPGYYLRHANYDFQLVRKDGTAQFAADATFRQVPGLADASWSSFESYNHPGRYIRHYAYQLRLDPITTATGRSDATFRVSN, encoded by the coding sequence ATGTCCGCGGTCCTGCGCCGACTGGCGGCGATTCTCGTCGCCGTCGGTCTGCTCCTCACCACCCAAGCCCTCGGCACGCACCAGCGAGCCGAGGCCGCCGAACCCGGCTATCTCATGGTGCACTTCACCGGCGACTCGGCGACCGGCCAGCAGCTGTACCTCGCGCACAGCACGGACGGCCTGCACTGGAACGACCTCAACGGCGGAGCACCGGTCCTGCGCTCCACCATCGGCACGAAGGGGGTGCGCGACCCCGCACTGGTCCGCTCGCCCGACGGAAGCCGCTACTGGATCATCGCGACGGATCTGTGCGTCCGCTGCGGCTCCACGTACGAAAACGGCAGTCCCAGCTTCGTGGTGTGGGAGTCCACGGACCTGGTCAACTGGTCCGCGCCGCGGCTACTCAACGTCGCGGGAGCGATCCCGGGCGGGCGCAACGCCTGGGCCCCGGAGGCGATCTGGAACCCCGAGACCAACGACTACGTCCTGTACTGGGCCACGAACGCCACCGTGAACGGCATCCTCAAGTACCGCATCTACTACACCCGCACCACGGACTTCCGCACGATCACCACGCCCCAGATCTGGATCGACCCGCCCGGCACCACACCGGTCGTCGACACCCAGATGACCGAGGTGCCCGCCGGAGCCGGGAACTACCGCTACATACGGATCTCCGGCGACGGCCGGAACTCGGTCGAGGGCAGCAACTCGATCCTGGGGACCTGGACCGACCTCGGCACCCTCTCCAGTCTGGGCCTCACCGGGAATGTGGTCGAAGGCCCGGTGTGGATGAAGTTCAGGGACCGCGACGAGTGGGCGCTCTACATCGACCACAACAGCCCGCAAGGCGTACGCGAGTACCGGCCGATCCTGACGACCGACCCGTTCACGGTCGCCGACTACCGGATCCTGCCGCCGGAGAGCTACGACATGGGCGGCACCGCGAAGCGCCATGGCGCGATCATGACGCTCACGGCCGCCGAGGAGAGCCGTGTCCTCGCCCGCTGGCCCAACACCCCGGCCAAGCGGCTCCAGTCGTACAACTACCAGGACCGGTACGTGCGGCACGCCAGCTTCGACGTGCGCATCGACTCCGCCGTCAGCCCCGCCGAGGACGCCCAATTCCGGCCCAGGCCAGGGCTCGTGGGCAGCGGCACCGTCTCCTTCGAGTCGGTGAACTTCCCCGGCTACTACCTGCGGCACGCGAACTACGACTTCCAACTGGTCCGCAAGGACGGCACCGCCCAATTTGCGGCGGATGCCACCTTCCGGCAGGTTCCGGGCCTAGCCGACGCGTCCTGGTCGTCCTTCGAGTCATACAACCACCCCGGCCGATACATCCGTCACTACGCGTACCAGCTGCGCCTCGACCCGATCACCACGGCGACCGGCCGCAGCGACGCCACCTTCCGTGTGAGCAACTGA
- a CDS encoding glycoside hydrolase family 43 protein — MSTPNLPSRRLFLGMAATVPLAMTGVLTAGRSARAAAGSPYVMAYFTESRRGLGTSYGLHLAVSTDALQWMPLNQNQPVVTPTGGDGGLRDPFILRKQDGTFVVLATDLKGTDWTKKSQVIHVWDSADLRSFDNYRLLKLHEMDTHSWAPEAFWDASRGQYAVIYSAVNSSGHNVIMVNYTTDFRTVTSPQVFFDPGYDVIDGSLAMNVGGVNYLYFKARNSLVGARSASLEPGSFTVFTSGLAPQGGIEAPILAQADGTWFLWGDANAIFYAWQTDDLSTGTWTATDRRVYTQPLNSKHAGIQPISQAVYDGMVAQWGKPAWNRLKSYNFPDRFWRHADYLGRIDPYPFDPYTDSQWKLAPGLADASGVSFQSVNFPTRYLRHSYYQLRLDVNDGTTRFAQDATFHRTAGLADASWTSFRSHSHPDRYIRHYDYALRIDPITTAVGRADATFSLGY; from the coding sequence ATGAGCACACCCAACCTTCCCTCGCGTCGGCTGTTCCTCGGCATGGCGGCAACCGTGCCCCTGGCCATGACCGGTGTGCTGACCGCCGGTCGGTCGGCGAGGGCCGCTGCGGGCTCCCCGTACGTCATGGCGTATTTCACCGAGTCGCGGCGAGGCCTCGGTACGAGTTACGGCCTGCACCTGGCAGTCAGCACCGACGCGCTGCAGTGGATGCCGCTCAACCAGAACCAGCCCGTCGTCACCCCCACCGGCGGTGACGGCGGGCTGCGCGACCCCTTCATCCTGCGCAAGCAGGACGGCACCTTCGTCGTCCTCGCGACAGACCTGAAGGGCACCGACTGGACGAAGAAGAGTCAGGTCATCCACGTATGGGACTCCGCCGACCTGCGCTCCTTCGACAACTACCGCCTGCTGAAGCTGCACGAGATGGATACGCACAGCTGGGCGCCCGAAGCGTTCTGGGACGCTTCCCGCGGCCAGTACGCCGTGATCTACTCCGCGGTCAACAGCAGCGGCCACAACGTGATCATGGTGAACTACACCACGGATTTCAGGACTGTGACATCGCCCCAAGTCTTCTTCGATCCGGGCTATGACGTGATCGACGGCTCCCTGGCCATGAACGTGGGCGGCGTCAACTACCTCTACTTCAAGGCCCGCAACAGCCTCGTCGGGGCCAGGTCCGCCTCCCTCGAACCCGGCAGTTTCACCGTCTTCACCTCGGGACTGGCGCCGCAGGGAGGCATCGAGGCACCGATCCTCGCCCAGGCCGACGGCACCTGGTTCCTGTGGGGCGACGCCAACGCGATCTTCTACGCGTGGCAGACCGACGACCTGTCCACCGGCACCTGGACCGCCACCGACCGGCGCGTGTACACCCAGCCGCTGAACTCCAAGCACGCGGGCATCCAGCCGATCTCGCAAGCCGTGTACGACGGCATGGTCGCCCAGTGGGGCAAGCCCGCCTGGAACCGGCTGAAGTCCTACAACTTCCCCGACAGGTTCTGGCGGCACGCCGACTACCTCGGCCGCATCGACCCGTACCCCTTCGATCCGTACACCGACTCGCAGTGGAAGCTGGCGCCGGGCCTCGCGGACGCCTCGGGCGTCTCCTTCCAGTCCGTCAACTTCCCGACCCGCTACTTGCGGCACTCGTACTACCAGCTGCGTCTCGACGTGAACGACGGCACCACGCGCTTCGCCCAGGACGCCACCTTCCACCGGACCGCCGGGCTCGCTGACGCGTCCTGGACGTCGTTCCGCTCCCACAGCCACCCCGACCGCTACATCCGGCACTACGACTACGCGCTGCGCATCGACCCGATCACCACCGCGGTGGGCCGGGCCGACGCCACGTTCTCCCTGGGCTACTGA
- a CDS encoding alpha-L-arabinofuranosidase B yields MAEPPLIRRALRAFLAAVAAGAFIGGLLTATASPSHAATQGPCDIYAAGGTPCVAAHSTTRALYGTYSGPLYQVIRASDSATKDIGLLSAGGYADAAAQDSFCANTSCLISVIYDQSGKGNKLARAPKGQFPGPGPGGSDNLANAFEAPITVAGHKAYGVYVAPGTGYRNNNTNGIATGDQPEGMYAIFDGTHYNAGCCFDYGNAETSGNNDGNGTMEAIYFGDSKYWGYGTGSGPWVMADLENGLFSGVNRGYNPNTPSVNHRFVTAMLKGGPNQWATRGGNAQSGGLSTYYSGPRPNVAGYNPMKKQGAIILGIGGDNSNSSAGTFYEGVMTAGYPSDATESAVQANITAAGYSNATTGTGALTPGARVSLKATTAPCCTSHYLRRNAADSTVGISVVNSSSPSADKADATWIVRAGLANTSCLSFESAGRPGQFLRHYNFRLSVNTDNGGGAFTQDATFCPTAGNSGTGTSFKSVNYPTKYVRHYNYAAYIASNGGSNAWDSTTAWAQDTSWLTAAPLS; encoded by the coding sequence ATGGCCGAGCCGCCACTGATCCGTCGTGCGTTACGCGCCTTCCTCGCGGCGGTCGCCGCAGGCGCGTTCATCGGCGGGCTGCTCACCGCCACGGCGAGTCCCTCGCATGCCGCCACCCAGGGCCCGTGCGACATCTATGCGGCGGGCGGTACCCCCTGTGTCGCCGCGCACAGCACCACCCGTGCCCTGTACGGGACGTACAGCGGTCCGCTGTACCAGGTGATCCGCGCCTCCGACAGCGCAACCAAGGACATCGGCCTGCTCAGCGCGGGCGGATACGCGGACGCGGCCGCGCAGGACTCCTTCTGCGCGAACACCAGCTGCCTCATCAGCGTCATCTACGACCAGTCCGGCAAGGGAAACAAGCTCGCCCGGGCGCCCAAGGGCCAGTTCCCCGGTCCGGGCCCGGGCGGCAGCGACAACCTGGCCAACGCCTTCGAGGCGCCGATCACGGTCGCGGGCCACAAGGCGTACGGCGTGTATGTGGCCCCCGGCACCGGCTACCGCAACAACAACACCAACGGCATCGCCACCGGCGACCAGCCCGAGGGTATGTACGCGATCTTCGACGGCACGCACTACAACGCCGGCTGCTGCTTCGACTACGGCAACGCCGAGACGAGTGGCAACAACGACGGCAACGGCACCATGGAGGCCATCTACTTCGGCGACAGCAAGTACTGGGGCTACGGCACCGGCAGCGGCCCCTGGGTCATGGCCGACCTGGAGAACGGCCTGTTCTCCGGCGTGAACCGCGGCTACAACCCCAACACCCCGTCCGTGAACCACCGGTTCGTGACCGCGATGCTCAAGGGCGGCCCGAACCAGTGGGCCACCCGAGGCGGCAACGCCCAGTCGGGCGGGCTGTCCACGTACTACAGCGGCCCTCGCCCCAACGTCGCGGGCTACAACCCGATGAAGAAGCAAGGCGCGATCATCCTCGGTATCGGCGGCGACAACAGCAACAGCAGCGCCGGCACCTTCTACGAAGGAGTCATGACCGCGGGCTATCCCTCCGATGCCACCGAGAGCGCCGTACAGGCGAACATCACCGCCGCCGGCTACAGCAACGCCACGACCGGCACCGGCGCGCTCACCCCAGGCGCGCGCGTCTCCCTGAAGGCCACCACCGCTCCCTGCTGCACCTCGCACTACCTGCGCCGCAACGCCGCCGACAGCACGGTCGGCATCTCCGTCGTCAACTCCTCCAGCCCGTCGGCCGACAAAGCCGATGCCACGTGGATCGTCCGGGCCGGTCTGGCCAACACCTCATGCCTGTCCTTCGAGTCCGCCGGCCGCCCCGGCCAGTTCCTGCGCCATTACAACTTCCGGCTCTCCGTGAACACCGACAACGGCGGTGGCGCGTTCACGCAGGACGCGACCTTCTGTCCCACGGCCGGCAACAGCGGGACCGGCACCTCCTTCAAGTCCGTGAACTACCCGACGAAATACGTCCGCCACTACAACTACGCGGCCTACATCGCCTCCAACGGCGGCTCCAACGCCTGGGACTCCACGACCGCCTGGGCCCAGGACACCAGCTGGCTCACCGCGGCTCCCTTGAGCTGA
- a CDS encoding alpha-L-fucosidase: MSSTSPSRRTMMKAVALAGGAAACGLPQALWPSPAEAYTIPSKMNWWYEARFGMFIHFGSYSYLSRGEWVMSQERWSKANYQTQVSQNFNPSGFNPAAIAELAKNAGMKYLVITAKHHEGYAMWDSDVPSFTDTTGTKRYNLHDYSGFPTDVLGGLKTECESRGIKFCLYYSILDWNHPSQTDRHQGGLTTMSSQAARTAYIADMKAQLQELLDRYDPALLWFDGDWSGEPAEPTLADWWLKADGVDLYNWLIARKPGLIVNERVKRDLGLGDYAVAEFGVPATPMDRQWEKCATMNGSWGYNAGYETRYRSVKDLVRELVTVVSRDGNYLLNIGPTGEGLVTAGTETVLNGLASWMSTYSDSIHGTSGSPLAFEPGWGRVTKKSGKLFAHVFTWPTNGRLRIPALDNTIGRVYLLNNPSISLSYTTSGGAIDVTVPATAPNAEVSVVCVEVQGMPIGVSASASVFENVNYQGASAILPLGSYTSAELTSAGLAPAMASSVVVPDGYQVTGYSGDDFTGTAWTFTSNAPDLVASGNNDAIRSLKVLFRPDRYFSLTNVTSRLVLDCGGDVAGGSNLKQWQPGSSFNLQWQAIELGNGYYKLVNRTNGMVADGWGSTANGEPARQKAWDGSDTQQWRISDRGRGRYSIANRSTGLVLDGGGRVASGSVTKQWTWQQSTNLLWTFSSVT; this comes from the coding sequence ATGTCCTCCACCTCGCCCAGCAGACGCACCATGATGAAGGCCGTGGCCCTCGCCGGAGGAGCGGCAGCCTGCGGCCTGCCGCAGGCCCTGTGGCCTTCCCCCGCCGAGGCGTACACCATCCCCTCGAAGATGAACTGGTGGTACGAGGCCCGGTTCGGGATGTTCATCCACTTCGGGTCCTACTCCTACCTCAGCCGCGGCGAGTGGGTGATGAGCCAAGAGCGGTGGAGCAAGGCGAACTATCAGACGCAGGTCAGCCAGAACTTCAACCCGAGCGGGTTCAACCCGGCAGCCATCGCGGAACTGGCCAAGAACGCCGGCATGAAGTACCTCGTGATCACCGCCAAGCACCACGAGGGCTACGCCATGTGGGACTCCGACGTGCCGAGCTTCACCGACACCACGGGCACCAAGCGGTACAACCTGCACGACTACAGCGGCTTTCCGACCGATGTGCTCGGCGGCCTCAAGACGGAGTGCGAGAGCCGCGGGATCAAGTTCTGCCTGTACTACTCGATCCTCGACTGGAACCATCCGTCGCAGACCGACCGTCACCAGGGCGGTCTCACCACGATGTCCTCGCAGGCCGCCCGCACCGCCTACATCGCCGACATGAAGGCGCAGCTCCAGGAACTGCTCGACCGCTACGACCCGGCTCTGCTGTGGTTCGACGGCGACTGGTCCGGCGAGCCCGCCGAACCCACCCTGGCGGACTGGTGGCTGAAGGCGGACGGCGTCGACCTCTACAACTGGCTGATCGCCCGTAAGCCCGGCCTCATCGTCAACGAACGGGTCAAGCGTGACCTCGGGCTCGGCGACTACGCGGTCGCGGAGTTCGGGGTGCCCGCCACGCCGATGGACCGGCAGTGGGAGAAGTGCGCCACCATGAACGGCTCCTGGGGCTACAACGCGGGCTACGAGACCCGCTACCGCTCCGTGAAGGACCTCGTCAGGGAACTCGTCACGGTCGTCTCCCGGGACGGCAACTACCTGTTGAACATCGGTCCCACGGGCGAGGGCCTGGTCACTGCCGGAACGGAGACCGTACTGAACGGTCTGGCTTCGTGGATGTCGACGTACAGCGACAGCATTCACGGGACCAGCGGCAGCCCGCTCGCGTTCGAACCTGGGTGGGGGAGGGTCACCAAGAAGAGCGGCAAACTCTTCGCCCATGTCTTCACCTGGCCCACGAACGGCCGGCTGCGGATCCCGGCGCTCGACAACACGATCGGGCGCGTCTATCTGCTGAACAATCCCTCGATCTCGCTCTCGTACACGACCAGCGGCGGCGCCATCGATGTCACCGTTCCGGCCACTGCGCCGAACGCCGAAGTCTCCGTGGTGTGCGTGGAGGTCCAGGGCATGCCCATCGGGGTCTCCGCGTCGGCGTCGGTGTTCGAGAACGTCAACTACCAAGGCGCCAGCGCCATTCTGCCGCTGGGCAGCTACACGTCCGCCGAGCTGACGTCCGCCGGCCTGGCGCCCGCCATGGCCTCGTCCGTCGTGGTACCCGACGGCTACCAGGTGACGGGCTACTCCGGCGACGACTTCACCGGCACCGCGTGGACGTTCACCTCGAACGCTCCCGACCTCGTGGCGAGTGGCAACAACGACGCGATCAGATCACTGAAAGTGCTGTTCAGGCCCGACAGGTACTTCAGCCTGACCAATGTCACCAGCCGCTTGGTGCTGGACTGCGGCGGCGATGTCGCTGGCGGTTCGAACCTGAAGCAGTGGCAGCCGGGCTCCAGCTTCAATCTCCAGTGGCAGGCGATCGAACTCGGCAACGGCTACTACAAGCTCGTCAACCGCACCAACGGCATGGTCGCCGACGGCTGGGGTTCCACCGCCAACGGTGAGCCTGCCCGCCAGAAGGCCTGGGACGGCAGCGATACCCAACAGTGGCGGATCTCCGACCGCGGCCGGGGCCGGTACTCGATCGCCAACCGCAGTACGGGACTGGTCCTCGACGGCGGCGGAAGAGTCGCCTCAGGGTCCGTGACCAAACAGTGGACGTGGCAGCAGAGCACCAACCTGCTATGGACGTTCAGCTCAGTCACCTGA